From Passer domesticus isolate bPasDom1 chromosome 5, bPasDom1.hap1, whole genome shotgun sequence, the proteins below share one genomic window:
- the MRPS33 gene encoding small ribosomal subunit protein mS33, translating into MSNVSSYALRMARLSAQIFGDVVRPTDSKSMKVVKLFSEQPLAKREEVHNWYPPHNTYYALMKKLRYFGLYRDEHQDFKEEMRRLKKLRGKEKPKKGEGKRALKKK; encoded by the exons ATGTCCAATGTTTCCAGCTACGCCCTCCGCATGGCCCGGCTGAGTGCCCAGATATTCGGCGACGTGGTCAGGCCCACAGACTCCAAATCCATGAAGGTGGTGAAGCTGTTCAGCGAGCAGCCCCTGGCCAAGCGGGAGGAGGTGCACAACTGGTACCCCCCTCACAACACCTACTACGCCCTCATGAAGAAACTCCGCTACTTCGGGCTCTACAG GGATGAGCATCAGGACTTCAAGGAGGAGATGAGGCGATTGAAAAAGCTCCGtgggaaagaaaaaccaaagaAGGGGGAAGGAAAGAGAGCTCTCAAGAAGAAGTAG